A window from Peromyscus eremicus chromosome 1, PerEre_H2_v1, whole genome shotgun sequence encodes these proteins:
- the Lin7b gene encoding protein lin-7 homolog B — MAALVEPLGLERDVSRAVELLERLQRSGELPPQKLQALQRVLQSRFCSAIREVYEQLYDTLDITGSAEVRAHATAKATVAAFTASEGHAHPRVVELPKTEEGLGFNIMGGKEQNSPIYISRVIPGGVADRHGGLKRGDQLLSVNGVSVEGEHHEKAVELLKAAQGSVKLVVRYTPRVLEEMEARFEKMRSARRRQQHHSYSSLESRG; from the exons ATGGCTGCGCTGGTGGAGCCGCTGGGGCTGGAGCGGG ACGTGTCCCGGGCCGTGGAGCTGCTGGAGCGGCTGCAACGCAGCGGAGAGCTGCCCCCGCAGAAGCTGCAGGCCCTGCAGCGGGTCCTGCAGAGTCGCTTCTGTTCTGCCATCCGCGAG GTGTATGAGCAGCTCTATGACACGCTGGACATCACTGGCAGCGCCGAGGTGCGGGCTCACGCCACAGCCAAG GCCACAGTGGCTGCCTTCACAGCCAGTGAGGGTCATGCACACCCCAGGGTGGTGGAACTACCGAAGACTGAGGAGGGTTTAGGCTTCAACATCATGGGCGGCAAGGAGCAGAACTCACCCATCTATATCTCCCGAGTAATCCCCGGAGGTGTGGCCGATCGCCACGGTGGCCTCAAGAGGGGAGACCAGCTGCTGTCTGTGAATGGTGTG AGTGTGGAGGGCGAACACCATGAAAAAGCGGTGGAACTCCTGAAGGCCGCCCAGGGCTCCGTGAAACTGGTGGTGCGCTACACGCCTCGGGTGCTGGAGGAGATGGAAGCCCGCTTTGAGAAGATGCGATCAGCCCGTCGGCGCCAGCAGCACCACAGCTACTC GTCTTTGGAGTCTCGAGGCTGA